DNA sequence from the Chryseobacterium indicum genome:
AAGTATTTAAGAATGTAAGCTTTACAACTTACCTTAAATACTTCTTTTTTTGATCTAAATTAATCTATCAGGAAATTAAATTCCTTTCTGTATTGGGATGGACTTTTCTGTGTATATTCTTTGAAAGTCTTATTGAAATAACTGAAATTATTAAAGCCGGATTCAAAGCAAACCTCAGTAATGCTTAAAGGCTGCTCGGCAAGAAGCTTGAGTGAATGGGTAATTCTGTATTCGTTGACAAACTGAGTAAAGGTTTTATTCGTAATCTTTTTAAAGTAACGACAAAATGAAGGCACTCTCATATTGGCAAGATCCGCAACCTGCTCCAGGGTTATCTGTTCTTTAAAATGGTCTTTCACATAATTAAAAATAAGATTAATTCTTTCATTATCTTCTACCTGTGTCTGAAGGTAATATTTTCCGGCATTGAGAATTCTGTAATCTGAGGTTGAAGCCAAAGTATCCAGAATCTCCAAAAATTTCACAAGTTTTTCCAAAGAGGAAGACTCGTGCATTTCTACGATTTTTTCTCCTATTTCTTTTTTAATATTTTCAGAAAAAACAATTCCTGCCTTTGATTTTTCCAAGAGGGCAGAAATTCTCTGCATTTCGGGAAGTCCGAAGAAATGTTCTCCTAAAAAATCGGGTTTAAACTGAATAACCATTTCGTAATCGTTATTGGTGTTTTCATTCGTCATTCCGCAATGTGGCAGATTACTTCCCATAAGCACAAGATCTCCGTCTGAAAAGTAGGAAATATTACTTCCTATCTGTCTTTTTCCGGAACCTCCGCATACAAAAATCAGCTCTATTTCCGGATGATAATGCCAGACATGAGATTTTATATTTTCGTTACGAAGGAATTTAAGACTTGTAAAACTGCTTCCAATATTGGGTTTTACAGCTTCAAAAGCAGGATGCGAATGTTTCATAGCCAACGGTTAAATCATACACAAAATTAACAAATATTTATTAATTAATAAAAATAAAGGTTAAAATAAAACATAAATATGAAAATTGTATGGTAGCAGCTGTCTTAAAAGAAGTCTACATTTGCAATATAAATAACTGATAATAAAACCCTTATCATTATGGAAAAATTATTACAGTCCGTTTTCTTTGCAGGATTTCTTTTTGTTTCTACAGAAACAATGGCTAAAGACAGAGATTTTTCTCTTTCTTTTGGAACGACAACATCCAAAACTTTAAGTTTTGAATTGAGCAATGCTAAAAATCTATCGCTGATTATATATAATGATTCTTACGGGGAGGTTTTTTCGGAGAGGCTTGAGAAAGAGGATTCCGTTATTAAAACCTATAATCTTGAAGATTTGACAGAGGGAACCTATTATCTTATAGCGGAATCTGAACAAAAGATCGAAAAATATAAGATTAAAATCAGTGATGATCATACGGTAACTATTGAAAAGACTCCTTTCGCGGTTATCAGTAAACCGGAATACAGCATTTCCGGAAATATTGTTAATCTGCATATTGCCAATCTGAAAAATAAGGTAAATATTTCCGTAACCGATTATTCGGGAAATACGTATTATTCTTCCGTGAAAGAAGGAAATGCCAACGAACTGAATATGACTTTTAATTTTGATCCTAAAACTGCAGACCAATACATTATCAGTATTGAAGAAAACGGCAATACATTCAACAGAACAATCACTTTAAAATAAGAGATTCTATACATTTCCGTACTTATATCGGAATTAAAATTTTACGTACAATTAGTTTATTAAGGCAGCTTTTCTTTTTTTAAATCACGGAGAAATGGCTGCCTTAATTTTTTTTAAAATTATCTTACTGATATTAAGTAGCTTTTAATATTTCTCAGCAAAACCTGAAAATTTATTTTGTGGGAATAAAAAAATCTTTTTATATTTGCACCACTGAAAACAACGATATAATCGGAGTTTCTGGAGAGTTGGCAGAGTGGTCGATTGCGGCAGTCTTGAAAACTGTTGACTGTAACAGGTCCGGGGGTTCGAATCCCTCACTCTCCGCAAAAAAAATCCTTCAAATAAATTTTGAAGGATTTTTTTATTATCCCATCTGAAAATTCAGGCGTTCTCATCATGCGCAGCGTCTACGGGTTTAGATTCTGGGGAGCCTTTTTCACGGAGCCAGATGGAGAGAACTACCAGTGAAAATACCGCAAAAAATTCGCTTTCCCAATTTTCAAATGTTGCCTGAATAAAATGCCCGCTGTGGATGTACTCTGCTATTAACAAAAGAGATTTCCCATTTTCGGCGAGTTCCTTATTTCCTGTTTTCCAGCCTGTAAGAAACTGACCTAACAAACAGATTATCATAAAAATAAGCAGGACAATACTTAAACTGTTCCGGTAAAAAAAATTTCTTTTAGACATTTCAGAAAAATTTAAGAATTCTCATCAGAATCAACCCTTTGAAGTCCTTTTACGGCAGGTGCTGTTAATATTTTACCATTCACATTAAATCTTGAGCCATGACAAGGACAATCCCAGCTCAACTCCGCACTGTTCCACCGTACATCACAATGCGCATGAGTACAGCTGCTTTTTAACAGATGTACTTTTCCATTCGATTCTTTGTAGAGTGCGTAAGAATTCCCCTCGTACTTTACTACTTTAGCTTCACCTTCGGTAATTCCTCCCAAAGATTCAATCTTTTCCTTTAGAAGTTTGTCTTTGATAAAATCGAATGCAGTCGCAGCAGTTTCTTTTATAAAATCTGCCATTCCCGCAACCGGTTTAATTCTTGAAGGATTAAAAAGATCTGCATATTTATTTTCGCGTCCGAGGATGAGATCGGTTATAATTTGTGAGGACAGCGTTCCGAAAATCATCCCGTTTCCTCTGAATCCCGTTGCAACGAAAACACTCCCGTTACTTCCCGGACTTTTTCCGATGTAGGGAAAGCCATCTATCGGTTCATAATACTGACTTGACCAGCTAAAATAAACAAGATCAACTTCAAAATATTTACGAACGTAATTTTCAAGTTTTGAAAAACATTCTCCTGTATCTTCCGCATGTCCGGTTTTATGATCTTCTCCTCCAGCAATCAAAAATGTCTCACCGCCAATTGTCTGAGTTCTGTAATAATGATAAGGATCTACAAGATCATACCCCAGTTCCGCCGGATAGTTTTTATTTTTTAAGCTGAACGCTATTGCATAGCTTCTGTAAGGTGCATTTACGAAACTCAGCACATTTTTACCGGGAGGAATGTGCGTTGCATAAACAAGATTTCTGGATCTGATCTTTCCTTTTGAGGTTGTTGCGATAATGAAATCTTCCTGTTCTTCATGATTTTCATAGAGACAATCTTCTAAAATTTCGCCTCCCAGATTAAAAAAAACTTCACACAGCGCCTTTATATATTTTACCGGATGAAACTGAGCCTGGTTTGGAATAAGTACCGCGTTTACAAAAGGAACATGAAAGGGAATTTCTCTTGTAAAATGCAGCGTGTGATTTACTTTTGAAGCTCCTTCCACAATATCTTTCAACTGCTTATCCTGCTTTTCGTCAAGCGCAAAAAGGTAAGCCGATTTATGTTCAAAATCACAGTCTATATTAAACTGTTGAATATTGTTTTTTATCAGTTGAATTGCATCCTGACCTGCTTTTGCAAATATTTTTGCATTGTCGAGACCAAAATCGCTGACAGCCTGCGAAAAAGTGGTATCAAAAAAATCATTAA
Encoded proteins:
- a CDS encoding AraC family transcriptional regulator, giving the protein MKHSHPAFEAVKPNIGSSFTSLKFLRNENIKSHVWHYHPEIELIFVCGGSGKRQIGSNISYFSDGDLVLMGSNLPHCGMTNENTNNDYEMVIQFKPDFLGEHFFGLPEMQRISALLEKSKAGIVFSENIKKEIGEKIVEMHESSSLEKLVKFLEILDTLASTSDYRILNAGKYYLQTQVEDNERINLIFNYVKDHFKEQITLEQVADLANMRVPSFCRYFKKITNKTFTQFVNEYRITHSLKLLAEQPLSITEVCFESGFNNFSYFNKTFKEYTQKSPSQYRKEFNFLID
- a CDS encoding DUF6766 family protein — translated: MSKRNFFYRNSLSIVLLIFMIICLLGQFLTGWKTGNKELAENGKSLLLIAEYIHSGHFIQATFENWESEFFAVFSLVVLSIWLREKGSPESKPVDAAHDENA
- a CDS encoding FAD-dependent oxidoreductase; the protein is MNRDGARKSIWQEEIKSFSSDPDFETVYDVAIVGGGIAGVSTALKLQQEGKKCIILEASNIGFGTTGGTTAHLNDFFDTTFSQAVSDFGLDNAKIFAKAGQDAIQLIKNNIQQFNIDCDFEHKSAYLFALDEKQDKQLKDIVEGASKVNHTLHFTREIPFHVPFVNAVLIPNQAQFHPVKYIKALCEVFFNLGGEILEDCLYENHEEQEDFIIATTSKGKIRSRNLVYATHIPPGKNVLSFVNAPYRSYAIAFSLKNKNYPAELGYDLVDPYHYYRTQTIGGETFLIAGGEDHKTGHAEDTGECFSKLENYVRKYFEVDLVYFSWSSQYYEPIDGFPYIGKSPGSNGSVFVATGFRGNGMIFGTLSSQIITDLILGRENKYADLFNPSRIKPVAGMADFIKETAATAFDFIKDKLLKEKIESLGGITEGEAKVVKYEGNSYALYKESNGKVHLLKSSCTHAHCDVRWNSAELSWDCPCHGSRFNVNGKILTAPAVKGLQRVDSDENS